In Quercus lobata isolate SW786 chromosome 12, ValleyOak3.0 Primary Assembly, whole genome shotgun sequence, a genomic segment contains:
- the LOC115970683 gene encoding uncharacterized protein LOC115970683, whose translation MEEDRDRQSQDDVLAFDLYKNTMTGEWGNIVKMYKEHKFSAIYARINSAGDTALHVAVSIAPEEIVQQLIRVITLHSEPSLRLTNNEGNTPLHVAASAGRLNICILLAKVDVFSELPNLEVHQDPFRNKLGETPLFLAAFHGYKPIFLYLHSLLLEPSDKDLDSVNPAYRRNDGETALHCAIRWEYFDVAFEILAKEPNLAYSVNEVGITPLHLLASIHVEELEHETAHKDLIDSVVKELHESSEKDITDKFPKNYQTCIQFYQMLQNMARSAFGSKNMNCKGRKADEESASERDIIGQSKIGYQAQSKVQKHHSFRSRYAVCFNFFHLLYTIFIRIILGLGYEGIRKIKRKHVHSAKIMEILIEEITKDARDFTSGTDPGHTINRHGSSDGKPSLTDGDNATTSKPEQQDGNKINRTDKVEKNNGKGKEERPKTTKTETPLLILLSGKEETPETAEIETPILVAARNGITEMVEQILQKFPMAINDKSKEMSKMTKMETPILLAARNGITEMVEYLLKKFPVVIADKSEGKNIVLWAAKNRQTHVLQLLLKQRFVKRKLIHEVDMNENNALHLAAEIGKQKPWLIPGAALQMQWEIKWYEFVKDNMPQHFCYQVNKDNKTPEEIFNETHEDLVTKGGEWLDKTAESCSVVAALIATVAFATSTAIPGDIDIQHGRANLEGQSTLTIFAISSLVALCFSITALFSFLAILTSRYEQKDFRRDLPKKLLLGLTSLLVSIASMLISFCAGHYFMLKNKLKDKAFPVYAATCLPIVFFTLQQLPLYVDIVWAIFKKVPRSSCKAISL comes from the exons atggaagaagaTAGGGATAGACAGAGCCAGGATGATGTGCTCGCCTTCGATTTGTACAAGAATACCATGACAGGTGAATGGGGGAATATTGTTAAGATGTATAAGGAACACAAATTCTCAGCCATTTACGCCAGGATCAACTCGGCAGGTGACACGGCATTGCATGTAGCTGTCTCCATTGCGCCAGAAGAAATTGTCCAACAACTCATACGTGTAATTACTCTCCATTCAGAGCCCTCTCTTCGGTTAACAAACAACGAAGGGAATACCCCTTTGCATGTGGCAGCCTCAGCTGGGAGATTGAACATATGCATCCTTCTTGCTAAAGTTGACGTGTTTTCGGAACTTCCAAATTTGGAGGTTCATCAAGATCCATTTCGTAACAAGCTCGGTGAAACTCCTCTCTTCTTAGCCGCCTTTCATGGTTACAAACCAATCTTCCTTTACCTGCATTCCTTACTCTTGGAACCATCCGACAAGGACCTTGATTCAGTCAATCCCGCCTACAGAAGAAATGATGGTGAGACTGCCCTTCACTGTGCCATTAGGTGGGAGTATTTCG ATGTGGCATTTGAGATACTTGCAAAGGAACCTAATCTTGCTTATTCTGTGAACGAGGTAGGAATCACCCCTCTGCATCTCCTAGCAA GTATACATGTTGAAGAGCTGGAGCACGAAACTGCTCATAAAGATTTGATTGATTCTGTCGTTAAAGAATTGCATGAATCTTCCGAAAAGGACATTACTGACAAATTCCCAAAGAACTACCAAACATGCATCCAGTTCTATCAAATGCTGCAGAATATGGCTCGATCGG cgTTTGGAAGCAAAAATATGAATTGCAAAGGTCGGAAAGCAGATGAAGAGAGTGCCAGCGAACGTGATATTATTGGCCAATCAAAAATAG GATACCAAGCTCAGAGTAAAGTTCAGAAGCATCATTCTTTTCGGAGCCGTTATGCAGTCTGTTTTAACTTTTTCCATCTTTTATACACAATATTCATCCGGATTATTCTTGGCCTTGGATATG AGGGTATAAGGAAGATTAAACGGAAGCATGTACATTCTGCTAAAATCATGGAAATCCTTATTGAGGAAATTACAAAAGACGCTCGCGACTTCACAAGTGGGACGGATCCTGGGCATACAATCAACCGGCATGGAAGTTCGGATGGAAAACCATCACTAACAGACGGTGACAATGCCACCACTTCCAAACCTGAGCAACAAGATGGAAACAAGATAAACAGAACTGATAAAGTAGAGAAAAATAATGGAAAAG GAAAGGAGGAAAGGCCTAAAACTACAAAGACAGAGACGCCCTTACTTATTTTATTGTCAGGTAAAGAGGAAACGCCTGAAACGGCAGAGATAGAGACACCCATATTGGTTGCGGCAAGAAACGGTATCACAGAAATGGTTGAGCAAATACTTCAAAAGTTTCCCATGGCCATTAATGACAAGAGTAAAGAAATGTCTAAAATGACAAAGATGGAGACACCCATATTGCTTGCAGCTAGAAATGGTATCACAGAAATGGTTGAATACTTACTCAAAAAGTTTCCAGTAGTCATTGCTGACAAGagtgaaggaaaaaatattGTTCTTTGGGCCGCAAAGAACAGGCAAACACATGTATTACAGCTACTGCTCAAGCAAAGGTTTGTAAAACGTAAACTAATTCATGAAGTGGATATGAATGAAAACAATGCATTGCATCTGGCAGCTGAGATAGGAAAGCAAAAGCCTTGGCTAATTCCTGGTGCTGCATTGCAAATGCAGTGGGAAATCAAGTGGTATGAG TTTGTAAAAGACAACATGCCGCAACACTTTTGCTATCAAGTCAATAAGGATAACAAGACCCCAGAAGAAATCTTCAACGAAACGCATGAGGACTTAGTCACAAAAGGAGGCGAGTGGCTTGACAAAACTGCTGAATCATGCTCAGTTGTGGCTGCACTCATTGCTACTGTTGCCTTTGCCACGTCAACCGCTATCCCTGGTGACATTGATATACAACACGGGAGAGCAAATCTTGAAGGCCAATCGACACTCACCATCTTTGCCATCTCATCACTCGTTGCTCTTTGCTTCTCCATCACTGCTTTGTTCTCGTTTCTTGCCATCCTCACTTCTCGgtatgaacaaaaagattttCGTAGAGACTTGCCAAAGAAACTTCTGCTTGGCTTAACTTCTCTCCTCGTTTCCATTGCATCAATGTTGATTTCTTTTTGTGCTGGACATTACTTTATGCTGAAGAATAAACTGAAAGATAAGGCTTTTCCAGTATATGCAGCGACATGCCTGCCAATAGTCTTTTTTACCTTACAACAGTTACCACTCTACGTTGACATTGTCTGGGCAATTTTCAAGAAGGTCCCCCGATCAAGCTGTAAGGCTATTTCTCTCTAG
- the LOC115970684 gene encoding uncharacterized protein LOC115970684, whose protein sequence is MYDMKRVLVDQGSGVEIMYPDLYNGLNLKFENLIAYDSPLVSFDGKVVILKDQIRLPVQAGSEVVEVDFIMVDAYSHYTAIVTIAWLHALGAVSSTLHLMVKYSSEDQVKELIGSQSMAKQCLVVAIMHQPEAKPLAYTERGS, encoded by the coding sequence ATGTATGATATGAAGAGAGTGTTGGTAGACCAGGGCAGTGGTGTAGAGATTATGTACCCTGATTTATACAATGGGCTGAACCTgaagtttgaaaatttgataGCCTATGATTCACCTTTGGTAAGTTTTGATGGAAAAGTTGTCATCCTAAAGGATCAGATCAGACTACCCGTGCAAGCAGGTTCAGAGGTAGTAGAAGTGGACTTCATTATGGTGGATGCTTATTCTCACTACACGGCCATTGTGACAATAGCTTGGCTCCATGCCCTAGGGGCTGTTTCTTCCACCTTACATTTAATGGTAAAATACTCATCCGAGGACCAGGTTAAAGAGCTTATTGGGAGTCAATCCATGGCTAAGCAATGCCTGGTGGTAGCAATTATGCACCAGCCTGAAGCTAAACCCTTGGCCTATACTGAGAGGGGCTCATAG